Proteins encoded together in one uncultured Sphaerochaeta sp. window:
- the asnA gene encoding aspartate--ammonia ligase: MPKFFPEGYVPAMEQKQTEKAIKYIKDTFERELSGGLKLSRVTSPLFVPRGSGINDDLNGIERPVRFQIGNLENREMEIVQSLAKWKRMALADLGFKRGTGLYTDMNAIRPDDDLDAIHSIYVDQWDWELVMGKNERSLDYLKRVVRKIYSSMKRTEFLVSEMFPGCTPTLPEHITFIHSEDAQREYPQLSPVQREKELAKKYGAIFLIGIGSPLADGISQGGRAPDYDDWSTKTDDEHTGLNGDIIVWDTVRGDSLELSSMGIRVDEETLLRQLKMKDAEDRTSLYWHKRLLGGELPQTIGGGIGQSRLCMFLLKKAHIGEVQASIWPEEVLNEADSMHVFLM, translated from the coding sequence ATGCCAAAGTTTTTCCCAGAAGGCTATGTCCCTGCCATGGAGCAGAAACAGACTGAAAAAGCCATTAAGTACATCAAGGACACATTTGAACGGGAACTTTCTGGAGGTTTGAAATTGAGCAGGGTTACCAGCCCGCTTTTTGTCCCAAGGGGTTCGGGTATTAATGACGATCTGAATGGTATCGAACGACCAGTGCGGTTCCAGATAGGTAATCTGGAAAATCGTGAAATGGAAATCGTCCAATCCTTGGCAAAATGGAAGCGTATGGCTCTGGCTGACCTTGGCTTCAAACGTGGCACTGGCTTGTACACCGATATGAATGCCATCAGACCTGACGATGACTTGGATGCAATACACTCCATTTACGTTGATCAGTGGGACTGGGAACTGGTCATGGGAAAAAATGAACGTTCACTTGACTATCTCAAGCGTGTAGTGAGGAAGATATACTCATCCATGAAACGCACTGAGTTCTTGGTGAGCGAAATGTTTCCTGGATGCACTCCGACGCTTCCTGAACATATTACCTTTATCCACAGTGAGGATGCACAGAGAGAGTATCCTCAGTTGAGTCCTGTACAACGAGAGAAAGAACTAGCGAAGAAGTATGGAGCCATTTTCCTTATCGGGATCGGCAGCCCTCTCGCTGATGGCATCAGCCAAGGCGGAAGAGCCCCTGATTATGACGATTGGTCAACCAAGACCGACGATGAGCACACCGGCTTGAACGGGGACATCATTGTCTGGGATACCGTCCGTGGAGATTCCTTGGAACTCTCCTCAATGGGTATCAGGGTGGATGAGGAGACCCTCCTTCGACAGCTCAAAATGAAAGATGCAGAAGACCGTACGTCACTGTACTGGCATAAGCGTTTGCTTGGTGGAGAGTTGCCTCAGACCATCGGTGGTGGCATCGGACAGAGTCGTCTCTGCATGTTCCTCCTGAAAAAAGCCCACATCGGAGAGGTGCAAGCCTCCATCTG